A window of the Gemmatirosa kalamazoonensis genome harbors these coding sequences:
- a CDS encoding S9 family peptidase, with product MRRRLLVALLFPLAVHAQQAKQRFTSLSDATQASAILGGRSGPRRVVWLDGGNRFSFIGANAQTRRPEIRTYDPTSGRDTLLFTSEGLSLPGSTRPFDYVSFQFSRDFRNLVFQSNFQQLYRRSGTSDFYVYSLSPKSLQLAGKGARTAELSPDGALLGEERGGDLYVVDLASHKETRLTSDATESVYNGHFDWVYEEEFGLAQAWNWSPDSRRIAFWQIDESKEPVVQLTDYSGRHETWDRIRIPQPGDTNPIAKIGVVDVKSGKRTWLVPDLRGEYYVPRVYWTSRPDTLAVVTLNRRQNEMRLYFFDVNTGGARQVLRESSDTWIDVYDFYAGVQDLLSFPEHSTEFYWVSDRDGFQHIYRYDYSGKLVKQVTSGQWSVTRIEGVDPANRLIYFTSTNPSPLERQLWSVKFDGTGLKRITTAPGRHDIDMSPNAKYFIDSWSSTTQPRQVELWSTTSGKLRTLEANQQTTQWLATHEYAPTELTSFRASDGTKLDISLVKPVPFDPTKRYPVVFAIYGGPGSQGVYNSFGTSGWNQWLAQNGYVVVNVNNRGTNNYGRDFMKVVYKQLGRYESMDFAETAKWLKTQPWVDGDHIAIMGTSYGGYSTLYTMEQYPDLFSVGMANSGVADWRLYDTIYTERYMSTLDDNASGYEQSSVVSNAPKLKGHLLMIHAMLDDNVHPQNTMQLLTAFTNAGKNIDLRIFPPGHHGSAYNAESARLIAETQWDFLQRWMKSPRTVQ from the coding sequence ATGCGCCGTCGTCTTCTCGTCGCCCTCCTCTTCCCGCTCGCCGTTCACGCACAGCAGGCGAAGCAGCGGTTCACCAGTCTGAGCGACGCCACGCAGGCGTCGGCGATACTCGGCGGGAGGAGCGGCCCGCGACGGGTCGTCTGGCTCGATGGCGGCAACCGGTTCTCGTTCATCGGCGCGAACGCGCAGACGCGGCGCCCCGAGATCCGCACCTACGACCCGACGAGCGGGCGCGACACGCTGCTGTTCACGAGCGAGGGGCTCTCGCTTCCCGGCAGCACGCGGCCGTTCGACTACGTGTCGTTCCAGTTCAGCCGCGACTTCAGGAACCTCGTGTTCCAGTCGAACTTCCAGCAGCTCTACCGGCGCAGCGGCACGTCCGACTTCTACGTCTACTCGCTGTCGCCGAAGTCGCTGCAGCTCGCGGGCAAGGGCGCGCGCACCGCGGAGCTGTCCCCCGACGGCGCGCTGCTCGGCGAGGAGCGCGGCGGCGATCTGTACGTCGTCGATCTCGCGTCGCACAAGGAGACGCGCCTCACGAGCGACGCCACCGAGTCGGTCTACAACGGCCACTTCGACTGGGTGTACGAGGAGGAGTTCGGCCTCGCGCAGGCGTGGAACTGGTCGCCCGACAGCCGGCGCATCGCGTTCTGGCAGATCGACGAGAGCAAGGAGCCGGTCGTCCAGCTCACCGACTACAGCGGGCGCCACGAGACGTGGGACCGCATCCGCATCCCGCAGCCCGGCGACACGAACCCGATCGCGAAGATCGGCGTCGTCGACGTGAAGAGCGGCAAGCGCACGTGGCTCGTGCCCGACCTCCGCGGCGAGTACTACGTGCCGCGCGTCTACTGGACGAGCCGCCCCGACACGCTCGCGGTGGTCACGCTGAACCGCCGGCAGAACGAGATGCGGCTGTACTTCTTCGACGTGAACACCGGCGGCGCGCGCCAGGTGCTGCGCGAGTCGTCGGACACGTGGATCGACGTGTACGACTTCTACGCCGGCGTGCAGGATCTGCTGTCGTTCCCCGAGCACTCGACGGAGTTCTACTGGGTCTCCGACCGCGACGGGTTCCAGCACATCTATCGCTACGACTACTCCGGGAAGCTCGTGAAGCAGGTCACGTCGGGGCAGTGGAGCGTGACGCGCATCGAGGGCGTCGACCCGGCGAATCGCCTGATCTACTTCACGTCGACGAACCCATCGCCGCTCGAGCGGCAGCTCTGGTCGGTGAAGTTCGACGGCACGGGGCTCAAGCGCATCACCACGGCGCCGGGACGGCACGACATCGACATGTCGCCGAACGCGAAGTACTTCATCGACTCGTGGTCGTCGACGACGCAGCCGCGCCAGGTGGAGCTGTGGTCCACGACGTCGGGCAAGCTGCGCACGCTCGAGGCGAACCAGCAGACGACGCAGTGGCTCGCGACGCACGAGTACGCTCCCACGGAGCTCACGAGCTTCCGCGCCTCCGACGGCACGAAGCTCGACATCTCGCTCGTGAAGCCCGTACCGTTCGACCCGACGAAGCGCTACCCGGTCGTGTTCGCGATCTACGGCGGGCCGGGGTCGCAGGGCGTGTACAACTCGTTCGGCACGTCGGGCTGGAACCAGTGGCTCGCGCAGAACGGCTACGTCGTCGTGAACGTGAACAACCGCGGCACGAACAACTACGGCCGCGACTTCATGAAGGTGGTCTACAAGCAGCTCGGCCGGTACGAGTCGATGGACTTCGCGGAGACGGCGAAGTGGCTGAAGACGCAGCCGTGGGTCGACGGCGACCACATCGCCATCATGGGCACGAGCTACGGCGGCTACAGCACGCTGTACACGATGGAGCAGTACCCCGACCTGTTCTCGGTCGGCATGGCGAACTCCGGCGTCGCCGACTGGCGGCTGTACGACACGATCTACACCGAGCGGTACATGTCGACGCTCGACGACAACGCGTCCGGCTACGAGCAGAGCTCCGTTGTGTCGAACGCGCCGAAGCTGAAGGGGCACCTGCTCATGATCCACGCGATGCTCGACGACAACGTGCACCCGCAGAACACGATGCAGCTCCTGACGGCGTTCACGAACGCGGGCAAGAACATCGATCTGCGCATCTTCCCACCCGGGCACCACGGCTCGGCCTACAACGCCGAGAGCGCGCGCCTCATCGCCGAGACGCAGTGGGACTTCCTGCAGCGGTGGATGAAGAGTCCGCGCACGGTGCAGTAA
- a CDS encoding carboxypeptidase-like regulatory domain-containing protein, which translates to MSLATVRGARAALLVVAFVGCSDASTQPAAPVGSTGGGSASAYVVTGRVTDAAGRPIAGAEVVANNQLLVAANVVGRSDADGRYRLQLPEIPATWAMSASLLRSYDGNAYRLVLEPSDASTFAGNRGAARDFTWRVQGPRPDGGFYGSPVIAYHDPENYDLVMEDVELTLTPVGPIIDGSAGRTIVQRLRATADGDAVVDVPLGRYTIAAREAASGRPPRALQIRRRNTGSYASTLTTSFAAPYGTNLDVQQIVVEVRR; encoded by the coding sequence ATGTCGCTCGCCACCGTCCGCGGCGCCCGCGCCGCGCTGCTCGTCGTCGCGTTCGTCGGCTGCTCCGACGCCTCCACCCAGCCCGCTGCGCCCGTCGGCTCGACCGGTGGCGGCTCAGCGTCGGCGTACGTCGTCACCGGGCGGGTGACCGACGCCGCCGGTCGGCCGATCGCCGGCGCGGAGGTCGTCGCGAACAACCAGCTGCTCGTCGCGGCGAACGTCGTCGGCCGCAGCGATGCCGACGGCCGATATCGTCTGCAGCTCCCCGAGATCCCCGCCACGTGGGCGATGTCGGCGTCGCTGCTCCGCTCGTACGACGGCAACGCGTACCGGCTCGTGCTCGAGCCGAGCGATGCGTCGACGTTCGCCGGCAACCGCGGCGCGGCGCGCGACTTCACGTGGCGCGTGCAGGGGCCGCGCCCCGACGGCGGCTTCTACGGGAGCCCGGTCATCGCGTACCACGATCCCGAGAACTACGACCTCGTGATGGAGGACGTCGAGCTCACGCTCACGCCCGTCGGCCCGATCATCGACGGCAGCGCGGGCCGCACGATCGTGCAGCGCCTGCGCGCGACCGCCGATGGGGACGCGGTCGTCGACGTGCCACTCGGCCGCTACACGATCGCGGCCCGCGAAGCCGCGTCCGGCCGTCCGCCGCGCGCGCTGCAGATCCGCCGCCGCAACACGGGCAGCTACGCGAGCACGCTGACGACGTCGTTCGCCGCGCCGTACGGCACGAACCTCGACGTGCAGCAGATCGTCGTCGAGGTCCGCCGGTGA
- a CDS encoding glutaminyl-peptide cyclotransferase, with amino-acid sequence MPNTKLLLAAALLAACKGEQAPAAAADTPAATSTAAGNTTGTPTYGYTVVATLPHDPAAFTEGLFIKDGKLYEGTGIEGKSEIRRSDLATGAVELRRALPAEYFGEGISAVGDRLYQLTWKHGKAFVYDLKTFAPVDTFSYYGQGWGMTTDGTSLYMTDSTSRIRVIDPKTFTVTRTIDVHDGTSPVSMVNELEWYKGELLANVWQSWQIARIDPKTGNITGWIDLTGILAPADKNGAEDVLNGIAYDAQSDKLYVTGKNFSKLYQITLTKR; translated from the coding sequence ATGCCTAACACGAAGCTCCTGCTCGCCGCCGCCCTCCTCGCCGCCTGCAAGGGCGAGCAGGCGCCCGCCGCGGCGGCCGACACACCGGCCGCGACGTCGACGGCCGCCGGCAACACCACCGGCACGCCGACGTACGGCTACACGGTCGTCGCCACGCTGCCGCACGACCCTGCGGCGTTCACCGAGGGGCTGTTCATCAAGGACGGAAAGCTCTACGAGGGTACGGGGATCGAGGGCAAGTCGGAGATCCGGCGCAGCGACCTCGCGACGGGCGCGGTGGAGCTGCGGCGGGCGCTCCCCGCGGAGTACTTCGGCGAGGGGATCTCGGCCGTCGGCGACCGGCTGTACCAGCTGACGTGGAAGCACGGCAAGGCGTTCGTCTACGACCTCAAGACGTTCGCCCCGGTCGACACGTTCTCGTACTACGGTCAGGGGTGGGGGATGACGACCGACGGCACGTCGCTCTACATGACCGACAGCACGTCGCGCATTCGCGTCATCGACCCCAAGACGTTCACCGTCACGCGCACGATCGACGTGCACGACGGCACGTCGCCGGTGTCCATGGTGAACGAGCTGGAATGGTACAAGGGGGAGCTGCTGGCGAACGTCTGGCAGAGCTGGCAGATCGCCCGCATCGACCCGAAGACCGGCAACATCACCGGCTGGATCGACCTCACCGGCATCCTCGCCCCCGCCGACAAGAACGGCGCCGAGGACGTGCTGAACGGCATCGCGTACGACGCGCAGAGCGACAAGCTGTACGTGACCGGCAAGAACTTCAGCAAGCTGTATCAGATCACGCTGACGAAGAGATAG
- the mutS gene encoding DNA mismatch repair protein MutS, translated as MSAPATPLMQQYREIKARHQGSILFFRMGDFYETFEDDAVLASRVLGLTLTSRNNGGASDVPLAGVPVKAVNEYVRRLVARGYRVAICEQVEDPRLAKGIVRREVIETVTPGAAFSDDLLDCTRNNFLCAVRPAPGALAVAAADVSTGELRLATVPSGDADALLARLAPREVLLPKGGETTQWRAMDGALVTEREAWEFDPAMARDDLARQYGVLSLDGLGIGAEDEAALGAAGALLRYLRELQPGGVPHLARPIVERAGGAMPLDEMTRRNLELVESLRPGVDNDRAGTLLGVLDRTQTPMGTRLLRQWILAPLTRREDIDMRLDAVAATAGDAIGRATLREALDGVRDVERLASKAAAGRATPRELRALGDSLGRLPAVHGALERVIGTRDSGLGTRVPDESRVPSPESRLTVIAAAWDDCGELCAEVTRALVERPPLQLGDESTIATGVDTELDDLRALRDGGKDAIAEIQAAERERTGIQSLKVGYNKVFGYFIEISNAHRERVPDDYQRRQTLTNGERYVTPDLKAYEEKVLGAAERIEARERELFESLRACVGREIARLQRVAGALAELDVLAALAEVAEREGYVRPTLTDGYDLEIVAGRHPVVERMMAREKFIPNDVTLTQDARLVILTGPNMAGKSTILRQVGLVVLMAQMGSFVPASRATIGLVDRLFTRVGASDNLVRGQSTFMVEMTETSAILNTATARSLVLLDEIGRGTSTYDGVSIAWSVSEHLHDHVGCKTIFATHYHELVQLAEELPAVRNFTVAVREVGDQVLFLHRLVPGGADRSYGIEVGRLAGLPAPVIARAKEVLALLEGDAATMAESLGRVPAAGKRSRRRAPPADQLALFASAPPAAAPNVVPPPPHPVVEALRATDPNHVTPMQALELLARLRAQIHADA; from the coding sequence GTGAGCGCACCGGCGACGCCCCTGATGCAGCAGTACCGCGAGATAAAAGCGCGGCACCAGGGATCCATCCTGTTCTTCCGGATGGGGGACTTCTACGAGACGTTCGAGGACGATGCGGTCCTCGCGTCGCGCGTCCTCGGCCTGACGCTCACGTCGCGCAACAACGGCGGCGCGTCCGACGTGCCGCTCGCCGGCGTGCCGGTGAAGGCGGTGAACGAATACGTGCGTCGGCTCGTCGCGCGCGGCTACCGCGTGGCGATCTGCGAGCAGGTGGAGGATCCGCGGCTCGCGAAGGGGATCGTGCGGCGCGAGGTGATCGAGACCGTGACGCCGGGCGCCGCGTTCTCCGACGACCTGCTCGACTGCACGCGCAACAACTTCCTCTGCGCGGTGCGTCCGGCGCCCGGCGCGCTCGCCGTCGCCGCCGCCGACGTGTCCACGGGCGAGCTGCGCCTCGCCACCGTGCCGTCAGGCGATGCCGACGCGCTGCTCGCGCGCCTCGCGCCGCGCGAGGTGCTGCTGCCGAAGGGCGGCGAGACCACGCAGTGGCGCGCCATGGACGGAGCGCTCGTCACCGAGCGGGAGGCGTGGGAGTTCGATCCCGCCATGGCGCGCGACGACCTCGCGCGGCAGTACGGCGTCCTGTCGCTCGACGGGCTCGGCATCGGCGCCGAGGACGAGGCGGCGTTAGGCGCGGCGGGCGCGCTGCTCCGCTACCTGCGCGAGCTGCAGCCGGGCGGCGTGCCGCACCTCGCGCGCCCGATCGTGGAGCGCGCCGGCGGCGCGATGCCGCTCGACGAGATGACGCGCCGCAACCTGGAGCTCGTGGAGTCGCTGCGACCGGGCGTCGACAACGATCGTGCCGGGACGCTGCTCGGCGTGCTCGATCGCACGCAGACGCCGATGGGGACGCGGCTCCTGCGGCAGTGGATCCTCGCCCCGCTCACCCGCCGCGAGGACATCGACATGCGCCTCGACGCCGTCGCCGCGACGGCGGGCGACGCGATCGGACGCGCGACGCTGCGCGAGGCGCTCGACGGCGTGCGCGACGTGGAGCGCCTCGCGTCGAAGGCCGCCGCGGGGCGCGCCACGCCGCGCGAGCTGCGTGCGTTGGGCGATTCGTTAGGCAGGCTGCCGGCCGTGCATGGAGCGCTGGAGCGTGTGATCGGGACTCGGGACTCGGGACTCGGGACTCGGGTGCCGGACGAGTCCCGAGTCCCGAGTCCCGAGTCCCGGCTCACCGTCATCGCCGCCGCGTGGGACGACTGCGGCGAGCTGTGCGCCGAGGTCACGCGCGCGCTCGTCGAGCGGCCGCCGCTGCAGCTCGGCGACGAGTCCACCATCGCGACCGGCGTCGACACGGAGCTCGACGACCTGCGTGCGCTGCGCGACGGCGGCAAGGACGCGATCGCCGAGATCCAGGCCGCGGAGCGCGAGCGCACGGGCATCCAGTCGCTGAAGGTCGGCTACAACAAGGTCTTCGGCTACTTCATCGAGATCTCGAACGCGCACCGCGAGCGCGTCCCGGACGACTACCAGCGGCGGCAGACGCTGACGAACGGCGAGCGCTACGTCACGCCCGACCTCAAGGCGTACGAGGAGAAGGTGCTCGGCGCCGCGGAGCGGATCGAGGCGCGCGAGCGCGAGCTGTTCGAGTCGCTGCGCGCGTGCGTGGGACGCGAGATCGCGCGGCTGCAGCGCGTGGCCGGCGCGCTCGCGGAGCTCGACGTGCTCGCCGCGCTCGCCGAGGTCGCGGAGCGCGAGGGCTACGTGCGCCCCACGCTCACCGACGGCTACGATCTCGAGATCGTCGCCGGCCGGCATCCGGTGGTCGAACGGATGATGGCGCGCGAGAAATTCATCCCGAACGACGTCACGCTGACGCAGGACGCGCGGCTCGTCATCCTCACGGGGCCGAACATGGCGGGGAAGAGCACGATCCTGCGCCAGGTGGGGCTCGTCGTGCTCATGGCGCAGATGGGGAGCTTCGTGCCCGCGTCGCGCGCGACGATCGGGCTCGTCGACCGGCTGTTCACGCGCGTGGGCGCGAGCGACAACCTCGTGCGCGGTCAGTCGACGTTCATGGTGGAGATGACGGAGACGAGCGCGATCCTGAACACCGCGACGGCGCGCTCGCTCGTGCTGCTCGACGAGATCGGGCGCGGCACGAGCACGTACGACGGCGTGTCGATCGCGTGGAGCGTGAGCGAGCACCTGCACGACCACGTCGGCTGCAAGACGATCTTCGCGACGCACTACCACGAGCTCGTGCAGCTCGCCGAGGAGCTGCCGGCGGTGCGCAACTTCACCGTCGCGGTGCGCGAGGTGGGCGACCAGGTGCTGTTCCTGCACCGCCTGGTGCCCGGCGGCGCGGACCGCAGCTACGGCATCGAGGTCGGGCGGCTGGCCGGGCTGCCGGCGCCGGTGATCGCGCGCGCGAAGGAGGTGCTCGCCCTGCTCGAGGGGGACGCGGCGACGATGGCCGAGTCGTTAGGCAGGGTGCCCGCCGCCGGCAAGCGCTCGAGGCGGCGCGCCCCGCCGGCCGACCAGCTCGCGCTGTTCGCGTCCGCTCCGCCGGCCGCCGCGCCGAACGTCGTGCCACCGCCGCCACACCCCGTCGTGGAGGCGCTGCGCGCCACGGACCCGAACCACGTCACGCCGATGCAGGCGCTGGAGCTCCTCGCCCGCCTCCGCGCCCAGATCCACGCCGATGCCTAA
- a CDS encoding SPOR domain-containing protein encodes MRLPSVVVVALTLAATAVGAQPSRAPSSDNDNAVLFARARRLVTEGNGVLGRILVDSALASATPGTPAYAEALYWRATLAERASDAERDYRQIAVEYPQSPRATDALVRLAQLDLVRGQPAAARDHLTRLLRDHADAATQARAQYWLARAALDARDPRGACDALNEAAGAAEPGGDLARQVVALRARVPRCTLKVAVGSRDSGLGTRDSGTTPPRVPSPESRVPTAASRVPNGFSVQVAAYDTRGGADALAARLVKRGIEARVVSPAPDTPPFRVRVGHWATRAEAAAALRDLKAKGLVGYVADDVVPNASGRP; translated from the coding sequence GTCGGCGCGCAGCCGTCGCGCGCCCCATCGTCCGACAACGACAACGCCGTGCTGTTCGCGCGCGCGCGGCGCCTCGTCACCGAGGGGAACGGGGTGCTCGGCCGCATCCTCGTCGACTCCGCGCTCGCGTCGGCGACGCCGGGAACGCCGGCGTACGCGGAGGCGCTGTACTGGCGCGCCACGCTCGCCGAGCGCGCGTCGGACGCGGAGCGCGACTACCGGCAGATCGCCGTGGAGTACCCGCAGTCGCCGCGCGCCACCGACGCGCTCGTGCGGCTCGCGCAGCTGGACCTCGTGCGCGGGCAGCCGGCCGCGGCGCGCGACCACCTCACGCGGCTGCTCCGCGACCACGCCGACGCCGCGACGCAGGCGCGCGCGCAGTACTGGCTCGCCCGCGCCGCGCTCGACGCACGCGACCCGCGCGGCGCGTGCGACGCGCTGAACGAGGCCGCCGGCGCCGCGGAGCCGGGCGGCGATCTCGCGCGACAGGTCGTCGCCCTGCGCGCGCGGGTGCCGCGGTGCACGCTGAAGGTGGCGGTCGGGAGTCGGGACTCGGGACTCGGGACTCGGGACTCGGGAACTACTCCCCCACGAGTCCCGAGTCCCGAGTCCCGAGTCCCGACTGCCGCGTCCCGCGTCCCGAACGGCTTCAGCGTTCAGGTTGCGGCCTACGACACGCGCGGCGGCGCCGACGCGCTCGCGGCGCGGCTCGTGAAGCGCGGCATCGAGGCGCGCGTCGTGTCGCCGGCTCCCGACACGCCGCCGTTCCGCGTGCGCGTGGGCCACTGGGCGACGCGCGCCGAGGCCGCCGCCGCGCTGCGGGACCTCAAGGCGAAGGGGCTCGTCGGCTACGTCGCGGACGACGTGGTGCCTAACGCTTCGGGACGCCCGTGA